A stretch of the Bacteroidales bacterium genome encodes the following:
- a CDS encoding nucleotidyltransferase domain-containing protein, with amino-acid sequence MIKTENQNTADLIKKNILETDKNAEIILYGSRARGDDKEDSDWDIIVLTDYPVSFKIESKFVNHLYKLELELEQVFSIFVYYKKDWHTKQRITPFYHNVKKEGVLL; translated from the coding sequence ATGATAAAAACTGAAAATCAAAATACTGCAGATTTAATTAAAAAGAACATTCTTGAAACAGACAAGAATGCTGAAATAATTCTTTACGGTTCAAGAGCAAGGGGCGATGATAAGGAAGACTCTGATTGGGATATTATTGTTTTAACCGATTATCCTGTAAGTTTTAAAATTGAAAGTAAATTTGTTAACCATCTGTATAAACTGGAATTAGAATTAGAACAAGTTTTTTCAATTTTTGTTTACTACAAAAAAGATTGGCATACAAAGCAAAGGATTACACCTTTTTATCATAATGTAAAAAAAGAAGGAGTTTTATTATGA
- a CDS encoding HEPN domain-containing protein has protein sequence MTDKEREQYISHRINSAKTTFEAAKSLIDNGFYNSAVNRLYYSIFYAVNALLVKNKITARTHSGIKQQFSLHFIKNNKMDTKYGELLARLFFLRQKADYDNIFEITDEDVVSLLIPVKNMINEIEKLITN, from the coding sequence ATGACCGATAAAGAAAGAGAACAATATATCAGTCATCGAATCAATTCGGCTAAAACAACTTTTGAAGCAGCAAAATCTTTGATTGACAATGGATTTTATAATTCTGCTGTTAACAGATTATATTATTCAATATTTTATGCTGTTAATGCATTGCTTGTAAAGAATAAAATAACTGCAAGAACACACTCCGGAATTAAACAGCAATTTTCTCTTCATTTTATTAAGAACAACAAAATGGATACAAAATACGGAGAATTATTAGCAAGACTTTTTTTTCTGAGACAAAAAGCAGATTACGATAATATATTTGAAATTACAGATGAAGATGTTGTTTCATTATTAATTCCCGTAAAAAATATGATTAATGAAATTGAAAAATTAATAACAAACTAA
- a CDS encoding DUF1015 family protein, with translation MSILKPFKGIRPKVELAEKVASRPYDVLNSAEAKKEAEGNQYSFLHINKPEIDLPESVDIHSAEVYEKAKNNFEKLFKDALIQDEKPSYYIYAQTMFGRTQYGLVAGASIEDYANNIIKKHELTRPDKEEDRMNHVRVSNINAGPVFFAYKDNATIDAIVSEKTANKPEYDFTSNDDIRHQMWVVNNEETVRKIEETFANEVEYIYVADGHHRTAAAALVGKERKGQNPNHTGNEEYNFFLSVNFPASQLTIIDYNRVVKDLNGLSNDEFIEKLKSSFEIEKVGSEEYKPSKLHEFSMYLDNNWYKLTAKSGTFNENDPVGVLDVTILTEQVLAPHLNIKDLRRSERIEFVGGIRGLGELKKRVDSGEMKAAFALFPVSMEQLMDIADNDMIMPPKVTWFEPKLRSGLIIHSLLD, from the coding sequence ATGTCAATACTAAAACCATTCAAAGGAATAAGACCTAAAGTTGAACTTGCTGAAAAAGTTGCATCAAGACCTTATGATGTATTAAATTCGGCAGAAGCCAAAAAAGAAGCGGAAGGAAATCAGTATTCGTTTTTGCATATTAATAAACCGGAAATTGATTTACCGGAAAGTGTTGATATTCATTCTGCTGAGGTTTATGAAAAAGCAAAAAATAACTTTGAGAAGTTATTTAAAGATGCATTAATTCAGGATGAAAAACCGTCATATTACATTTATGCCCAAACAATGTTCGGAAGAACACAGTACGGACTTGTAGCAGGTGCTTCTATTGAAGATTATGCGAACAACATAATAAAGAAACATGAATTAACCCGCCCGGATAAAGAAGAAGACAGGATGAATCATGTGAGGGTTTCTAACATTAATGCAGGCCCTGTATTTTTTGCGTATAAAGATAATGCAACAATTGATGCAATAGTTTCAGAAAAAACAGCAAACAAACCGGAATATGATTTCACATCAAATGATGACATAAGACATCAAATGTGGGTTGTTAATAATGAAGAAACTGTTAGAAAAATTGAAGAAACTTTTGCAAACGAAGTTGAATACATTTATGTAGCAGACGGTCATCACAGAACTGCTGCTGCTGCTTTGGTAGGGAAAGAACGCAAAGGACAAAACCCGAATCATACCGGAAATGAAGAATACAACTTCTTTTTATCCGTGAATTTTCCGGCAAGCCAATTAACTATTATTGATTATAACAGAGTGGTTAAAGACCTTAACGGATTAAGCAATGATGAGTTTATTGAAAAACTGAAATCAAGTTTTGAAATTGAAAAAGTAGGAAGTGAAGAATACAAACCTTCAAAACTTCATGAATTTTCAATGTATTTGGATAATAATTGGTATAAACTAACTGCAAAATCAGGAACTTTTAATGAAAATGATCCTGTAGGTGTTTTAGATGTTACTATTTTAACTGAGCAAGTTTTGGCTCCGCATTTAAACATAAAAGATCTTCGTCGTTCAGAACGAATTGAATTTGTAGGAGGAATCAGAGGACTCGGTGAATTGAAAAAAAGAGTGGATTCAGGTGAAATGAAAGCAGCATTTGCATTATTTCCTGTTTCAATGGAGCAACTTATGGACATTGCTGATAATGACATGATTATGCCGCCGAAAGTAACTTGGTTTGAACCGAAATTAAGAAGCGGGTTGATTATTCACAGTCTATTGGACTAA
- a CDS encoding four helix bundle protein has protein sequence MKKTYSNKTGVFDFESLELYQKALEYIDFVFELTKKFPKEEMFGLTSQFRRAADSIALNLGEGYGETFGLFFRYMKIVAGSTRECVVCTTLAYRRKYITETEKNKSREKLVELSKMSSGLKKYVRKKEAEANQRVK, from the coding sequence ATGAAAAAAACATATTCAAATAAAACCGGTGTTTTTGATTTTGAGAGTTTAGAACTTTATCAAAAAGCATTAGAATATATTGATTTTGTTTTTGAATTGACAAAGAAGTTTCCGAAAGAAGAAATGTTTGGTCTCACTTCACAGTTCAGAAGAGCTGCTGATTCAATTGCTTTAAATCTTGGAGAAGGATATGGTGAAACATTCGGTTTATTTTTCAGATATATGAAAATTGTAGCAGGTTCTACAAGAGAATGTGTAGTTTGTACAACATTAGCATACAGAAGAAAATATATAACAGAAACAGAAAAAAATAAATCAAGAGAAAAATTAGTTGAATTATCAAAAATGTCATCAGGACTAAAAAAGTATGTAAGAAAAAAAGAAGCAGAAGCGAACCAAAGAGTGAAATAG
- a CDS encoding 3-phosphoglycerate dehydrogenase, which yields MKITVATEKPFAPAAVGRIKKAAEDAGYEFALLENYTDKQDFINAARDTDALIIRSDKATREVIEATDRLKVIVRAGAGYDNIDLEAATEKGIVAMNTPGQNSNAVAELAMGMAVLMARGKYNGKSGTELLGKKMGIHAYGNVGKRVATIAKGFGMEVFAYDAFVSKEDIEKDGVKVLDSADELYKICQYVSLHIPANEDTKQSIDYKLLSKMPEGAVLINTARKEVINEDEMIKLMNERNDFTYISDIAPDKRTEFEEKFENQVFFTPKKSGAQTVEANLNAAFASATQIINYFENGDTTFQVNK from the coding sequence ATGAAAATAACAGTAGCAACAGAAAAACCATTTGCTCCAGCAGCAGTTGGGCGAATAAAGAAAGCAGCAGAAGATGCAGGATACGAATTTGCATTACTGGAAAATTATACAGATAAGCAAGATTTTATCAATGCAGCGAGAGATACAGACGCATTAATTATTAGAAGTGATAAAGCAACAAGAGAAGTTATTGAAGCAACCGACAGATTGAAAGTTATTGTAAGAGCCGGAGCAGGTTATGATAATATAGATTTGGAAGCAGCAACTGAAAAAGGTATTGTTGCAATGAACACACCCGGACAAAATTCAAATGCAGTTGCTGAATTAGCAATGGGGATGGCTGTATTAATGGCCAGAGGAAAATACAACGGAAAATCCGGAACTGAATTATTAGGTAAAAAAATGGGTATTCATGCTTATGGAAATGTTGGTAAACGAGTAGCAACCATAGCAAAAGGTTTCGGAATGGAAGTATTTGCTTATGATGCCTTTGTTTCTAAAGAAGATATTGAAAAAGACGGTGTAAAAGTATTAGATTCTGCTGATGAATTATATAAAATTTGTCAATATGTTTCTTTGCATATTCCTGCAAATGAGGATACAAAGCAATCAATAGATTATAAATTACTGTCAAAAATGCCGGAAGGTGCAGTACTTATAAATACTGCCAGAAAAGAGGTTATTAATGAAGATGAAATGATTAAACTTATGAACGAAAGAAATGATTTTACTTATATTTCTGATATTGCTCCGGATAAGAGAACAGAATTTGAAGAAAAATTTGAAAATCAAGTATTCTTTACACCAAAGAAGTCAGGAGCACAAACTGTAGAAGCAAATTTGAATGCAGCTTTTGCATCTGCCACTCAAATTATTAATTATTTTGAAAACGGTGATACTACTTTTCAGGTGAATAAGTAA